A stretch of the Dichotomicrobium thermohalophilum genome encodes the following:
- a CDS encoding ATP-grasp domain-containing protein → MKNIFVIGLEPFNLALLEQMEGAKDYAFHTLLTYEEAVRPASSHIEFDELLRTAETCLYNFDGSVDAIIGYWDFPSSALAPMLQKEFGLSGPSLEAVAKCEHKYWSRCVQKEVLPDLLPRFFAVDPFLDDPLGHLNLSYPFWIKPIKAHSSYLGFEIADEADFRAALPIIRDNIADFADAFNEFLQRVNTPPEIAPIGGYYCIAEEIISAGHQCTLEGYAYEDEVEVYGIIDSVREGERQSSFARYQYPSRLPGQAQMRMKEAACQLVKHIGYRNAPFNIEFYWDSGTDCIWLLEINARISKSHSPLFMLVDGETHQKVAIDLAMGRRPSMPHRQGHHRLAGKFMMRVFDDCVVTRVPGPQDIARVIAEFPEGMVRLMVEEGQRLSHLLYQDSYSFEIAEIFLGAGSEDELMHKYDKVCSLLPFAFSSIEEANT, encoded by the coding sequence ATGAAGAACATATTCGTTATCGGGCTGGAGCCATTCAATCTGGCACTCCTTGAGCAGATGGAGGGGGCCAAGGATTATGCGTTTCACACGCTGCTAACCTACGAAGAGGCCGTGCGCCCGGCCTCCAGCCATATCGAGTTCGACGAGCTGCTGCGCACTGCGGAAACGTGCCTGTACAATTTCGACGGGTCGGTCGACGCGATTATCGGGTACTGGGATTTCCCCAGTTCGGCGCTCGCGCCAATGTTGCAGAAGGAATTCGGGCTGTCCGGGCCGAGTCTGGAAGCGGTGGCGAAGTGTGAGCACAAATACTGGTCGCGCTGCGTCCAGAAAGAAGTGTTGCCCGACCTCCTGCCGCGCTTTTTTGCTGTGGATCCGTTCCTGGATGACCCGCTCGGGCACCTGAACCTTTCCTATCCGTTCTGGATCAAGCCGATCAAGGCGCACTCCTCCTATCTCGGTTTCGAGATCGCGGACGAGGCGGACTTCCGCGCCGCCCTTCCCATCATCCGCGACAACATCGCCGATTTCGCCGACGCCTTTAACGAATTCCTCCAGCGCGTGAACACGCCCCCGGAGATCGCGCCGATCGGCGGCTACTACTGCATCGCCGAGGAAATCATCTCGGCGGGCCATCAGTGCACGCTGGAAGGCTACGCTTATGAGGATGAGGTCGAGGTCTATGGCATCATCGACTCCGTCCGCGAGGGCGAGCGCCAGTCAAGCTTCGCGCGGTATCAGTATCCGTCGCGGCTGCCGGGCCAAGCGCAGATGCGGATGAAGGAGGCCGCCTGCCAACTGGTCAAGCACATCGGCTATCGCAACGCGCCGTTCAACATTGAATTCTATTGGGATTCGGGCACGGACTGCATCTGGTTGCTGGAGATTAATGCGCGGATTTCCAAGTCGCATAGCCCGTTGTTCATGCTCGTGGACGGGGAGACGCACCAGAAAGTCGCGATCGACCTGGCGATGGGCCGCAGGCCGTCGATGCCGCACCGGCAGGGGCACCATCGCCTCGCGGGCAAGTTCATGATGCGCGTCTTCGACGACTGCGTGGTCACAAGGGTGCCCGGGCCGCAAGACATCGCGCGCGTGATCGCGGAGTTCCCCGAGGGGATGGTCCGCCTGATGGTCGAGGAGGGGCAGCGTCTTTCGCACCTGCTCTACCAGGATAGTTACAGCTTCGAGATCGCCGAGATTTTTCTCGGCGCCGGCAGCGAAGACGAGCTCATGCACAAGTACGACAAGGTTTGTAGCTTGCTGCCGTTCGCATTCAGTTCGATCGAAGAGGCGAACACATGA
- a CDS encoding phasin family protein, translating to MSSEYKSQSGNGNPFDQFSNLMQPAPEMFTRMMQPMLSANASMIEMQSKMWHTAAEASREWCEFVSKRLEKDAQFMEQLRKTQTPQAFMDTCTQFSRRMAQDYQEEFSELSRLSSKAAGGTSEVMRQATESMSALSGEAART from the coding sequence ATGTCGAGCGAGTACAAGAGTCAATCGGGCAACGGCAACCCCTTCGATCAATTTTCCAATCTTATGCAGCCCGCCCCGGAGATGTTCACACGCATGATGCAGCCGATGCTGTCGGCCAATGCATCGATGATCGAAATGCAGTCGAAGATGTGGCACACCGCCGCAGAGGCGTCGCGGGAGTGGTGCGAGTTCGTCAGCAAGCGGCTGGAGAAGGACGCTCAGTTCATGGAGCAACTGCGCAAGACGCAGACGCCGCAGGCTTTCATGGACACCTGCACGCAGTTCTCGAGGCGCATGGCGCAGGACTATCAGGAGGAGTTTAGCGAGCTGTCGCGACTCTCCAGCAAGGCCGCGGGCGGTACCAGCGAGGTCATGCGCCAGGCGACCGAAAGCATGTCGGCCTTGTCAGGTGAAGCCGCACGGACCTAA
- a CDS encoding CocE/NonD family hydrolase, whose amino-acid sequence MKVAEDLPHEVEEEKNVFIEMPDGVRLAARIWRPKGSENAPVPAILEYIPYRKRFGTALRDAITHPYMAGHGYACVRVDLRGSGESEGVLKDEYLQQELDDGVDVIHWLTEQPWCDGNVGMMGISWGGFNSLQIAALRPEALKAIITLSSTDDRYSDDIHHMGGCLLGDNLSWASVMFAYNSLPPDPAIVGERWREIWLERLEGSGLWLEKWLQHQRRDAYWKHGSICEDYEAVQCPVFAVGGWADGYSNAVFRLLTNLKVPRKGLIGPWGHRYPHFGVPGPAIGFLQEAVRWWDHWLKGADTGVMDEPMLRVWMQDSVPPTTSYQERPGRWVAERDWPSPNTIDTHWALIPAGLVPETQPVMPPRLEETVQSIQSPLTVGMFAGKWCSYASGPDLAHDQRQEDGGALVFESEPLEETMEILGAPVIELEVSVDQPVAMIAARISDTRPNGEATRVTYGLLNLTHRNSSENPEPLEPDRKYRVQLQLNDIAHSFPRGHRIRLSLSTSYWPLAWPPPRPVRLTVHLNNCRLTLPKRPARPHEDEALRPFEEAEGAPPLKRTMIRPEEHRWTLHRDYATDTSVLEVVNDSGTYRIDDIDLVVQTKSEEWYRSRGNDFDSVRGETLWQRGLRRGDWGARTVTRTVLTSNPEWFHIRADLDAYETDAEGEHRLVCKSWNSWIPRDNV is encoded by the coding sequence ATGAAGGTGGCAGAGGACCTCCCCCATGAGGTGGAGGAGGAGAAAAACGTTTTTATCGAGATGCCGGATGGCGTGCGCCTGGCCGCGCGCATCTGGCGTCCCAAGGGGTCGGAGAATGCGCCGGTGCCGGCGATTCTCGAGTACATTCCGTATCGCAAGCGGTTCGGAACCGCCCTCCGCGACGCGATCACGCACCCGTACATGGCGGGCCATGGCTATGCCTGCGTGCGTGTGGACCTACGCGGCAGCGGCGAGTCCGAGGGCGTGCTCAAGGACGAATATCTTCAGCAGGAGCTGGACGATGGCGTTGACGTCATTCACTGGCTGACCGAACAGCCATGGTGTGATGGCAATGTTGGCATGATGGGCATTTCATGGGGCGGCTTCAATTCGCTCCAGATCGCCGCGCTGCGACCAGAGGCTCTCAAGGCGATCATCACCCTCAGCTCCACGGATGACCGCTATTCCGACGACATTCACCACATGGGCGGGTGTCTGCTGGGCGATAATCTGTCCTGGGCATCCGTCATGTTCGCCTATAATAGTCTGCCGCCCGATCCCGCGATCGTGGGCGAGCGATGGCGCGAAATCTGGCTGGAGCGCCTGGAGGGTAGCGGTCTGTGGCTGGAGAAATGGCTGCAGCACCAGCGCCGCGATGCATATTGGAAGCATGGCTCCATTTGCGAGGATTACGAGGCCGTGCAGTGCCCGGTCTTCGCCGTTGGCGGCTGGGCGGACGGGTATTCCAACGCCGTCTTTCGTCTTCTGACCAACCTGAAGGTGCCGCGGAAGGGGCTGATCGGCCCGTGGGGACACCGCTATCCGCATTTCGGCGTTCCCGGCCCGGCGATTGGCTTCCTCCAGGAGGCGGTGCGCTGGTGGGACCACTGGCTCAAGGGGGCCGATACCGGCGTCATGGACGAGCCGATGCTGCGCGTTTGGATGCAGGACAGTGTCCCGCCCACGACCAGCTATCAAGAGCGTCCGGGCCGTTGGGTCGCCGAACGCGACTGGCCGTCGCCGAACACCATTGACACGCACTGGGCTCTGATCCCGGCCGGCCTGGTACCCGAGACGCAACCGGTTATGCCGCCGCGCCTGGAGGAAACCGTCCAGTCGATCCAGTCACCGCTTACCGTCGGCATGTTCGCGGGCAAGTGGTGTTCCTACGCTTCCGGGCCGGACCTTGCCCATGACCAGCGGCAGGAGGACGGCGGGGCCCTGGTCTTCGAGAGCGAGCCGCTCGAAGAGACCATGGAAATTCTCGGCGCGCCGGTTATCGAGCTGGAAGTTTCGGTAGACCAGCCCGTGGCGATGATCGCCGCGCGAATTTCCGACACCCGCCCGAACGGCGAAGCGACCCGCGTCACCTACGGCCTGCTCAACCTGACTCACCGCAACAGCAGCGAGAACCCGGAGCCGCTGGAGCCGGACCGGAAGTATCGCGTGCAACTCCAGCTCAACGACATTGCGCATTCGTTCCCGCGCGGGCATCGCATCCGGCTGTCGCTGTCGACATCCTACTGGCCGCTCGCCTGGCCGCCACCCCGTCCGGTGCGGCTCACCGTCCATCTGAACAACTGCAGGCTGACGCTTCCGAAGCGCCCCGCGCGGCCACACGAGGATGAGGCCTTGCGGCCGTTCGAAGAGGCTGAAGGCGCACCGCCGCTCAAGCGCACGATGATCCGACCGGAGGAGCACCGCTGGACCCTCCACCGCGACTACGCGACGGATACGTCGGTGCTGGAGGTGGTCAACGACAGCGGCACGTACCGGATCGACGATATCGACCTTGTCGTGCAGACGAAAAGCGAGGAGTGGTATCGATCGCGCGGCAACGATTTCGATTCCGTGCGTGGCGAGACGCTCTGGCAGCGCGGTCTCCGGCGCGGCGACTGGGGCGCGCGCACCGTCACGCGGACGGTGCTCACCTCAAACCCCGAGTGGTTTCACATCCGGGCCGACCTTGACGCATACGAAACCGACGCGGAGGGCGAACACCGCCTGGTTTGCAAAAGCTGGAACAGCTGGATCCCGAGAGACAATGTCTGA
- a CDS encoding ZIP family metal transporter: MDIVTMGFLASLAAGLFTGVGALPVLFGKTVPRWLNDTLLGFAAGVMLAASFFSLIIPGVDIAKEQYGYAAVAAGIAVVGVVLGVAFVAGLNRWIPHEHFQLGHQGPEAKGLGKIWLFIFAITIHNLPEGLAVGVGFGSGDIAKGVTLATGIGLQNAPEGLAVAVALLSYNYSRLYAVTVAALTGLVEPVAGLAGAYAVTVSQLLLPWALTFAAGAMLYVISHEIIPETHSHGFENEATLGLTIGLVMMMFLDVAFA; encoded by the coding sequence ATGGACATCGTCACGATGGGATTTCTCGCCAGTCTGGCTGCCGGTCTGTTCACCGGGGTCGGGGCGCTACCCGTATTGTTCGGCAAGACCGTCCCGCGCTGGCTGAATGACACGCTCCTCGGTTTCGCAGCGGGCGTGATGCTGGCCGCATCGTTTTTTTCGCTCATTATCCCGGGTGTTGATATCGCGAAAGAGCAATACGGTTACGCAGCCGTCGCTGCCGGGATTGCGGTTGTGGGGGTGGTGCTCGGCGTGGCCTTCGTGGCCGGCCTGAACCGCTGGATTCCGCACGAACATTTCCAGCTCGGCCATCAGGGGCCGGAGGCGAAAGGGCTTGGAAAAATCTGGCTGTTCATCTTCGCGATCACGATCCACAACCTCCCGGAGGGGCTGGCCGTCGGGGTGGGCTTCGGCAGCGGCGACATCGCCAAGGGTGTGACCCTCGCCACAGGGATCGGTCTGCAGAACGCGCCCGAAGGGCTGGCCGTGGCTGTCGCGCTACTGTCCTACAACTACTCCCGGCTCTATGCGGTGACGGTCGCCGCGCTGACGGGGCTGGTCGAGCCCGTCGCGGGGCTGGCTGGCGCCTATGCCGTCACCGTTTCGCAGCTCCTGCTGCCCTGGGCGCTTACCTTCGCCGCGGGCGCTATGCTTTATGTCATCAGCCACGAGATAATTCCCGAGACGCACAGCCACGGCTTCGAGAACGAGGCGACGCTTGGTCTGACCATAGGCCTGGTTATGATGATGTTTCTCGACGTGGCGTTTGCCTGA
- a CDS encoding CBS domain-containing protein, producing MKVREAMHEGVEWVSPDTPLSELARKMREEDIGAIPIGENDRLIGMVTDRDIVIRALADGRDISSMTARDVMSAGIVYCRANEELGDALRIMEEKKIRRLPVIDENKRMVGILSMGDVSSAASHELAGELAEAVSAHHA from the coding sequence ATGAAAGTACGCGAAGCCATGCACGAAGGCGTCGAATGGGTCAGCCCCGACACGCCCCTGAGCGAACTGGCCCGCAAGATGCGCGAAGAAGACATCGGCGCCATTCCGATCGGCGAAAACGACCGGCTGATTGGCATGGTGACCGACCGCGACATCGTGATCCGCGCTCTGGCTGACGGGCGTGACATCTCCAGCATGACCGCCCGCGACGTGATGAGCGCGGGGATCGTCTACTGCCGCGCAAACGAGGAGCTCGGCGACGCGTTGCGCATCATGGAGGAGAAGAAGATCCGCCGGCTGCCCGTCATTGATGAGAACAAGCGCATGGTCGGCATCCTGAGCATGGGTGACGTCTCCAGCGCGGCTTCGCACGAATTGGCGGGGGAACTGGCCGAGGCGGTGTCTGCACACCACGCCTGA